The nucleotide window TTGATATCAGTGACTATGCTAACAATGCTCTTTCTTTCGATAATCCGCCATTAAAATTACTTTGGATTGCTTCACGGAATATCTTTACTCAAGACCAAAATCTGGCGAAATGGAAAGAGCTGTTTGATCAACTTGAACTTATCGTTACTGTAGATATGTATCTGACGAAAACAGCTATGGAATCAGATTTGGTTCTTCCCGCAGCTACCCATTTTGAGGAGGAAGACTTAAACATCGGATACTGGCATTATTGGATTTCCTTGAATCAAAAAGCAATTCCTGCATTCTACGAAGCTAAAAGCGACCTTCAGATAGCAAGAGAGCTGACAAGGAAGCTGAATCAACTTTCACCGGGTTTCTCTAACTTTCCATATGAGAAGGAACCAATAGAGTGGATTCGGGACGAAATAACACCTGAAATCATGCATCTTTATGGAATTAATCGTTTCGAGGATTTAATGACAAAAGCTCACCATAAAAAAGAGAAATTCACCTTCCCCTATGAAAGACAAGTATTCAGTTTTTTTTCACCAAATGAGAATAACAGTTTGGCCATTAACTCATCTGAGCTAGACAGCTATACACTGTTAACTCCTCAATCACTACTCAAAATCCATTCTCAATATGAGTGGGTATCATGGCTTAATTCAAAAAAAGATGAATCCATAATTGAAATATCCCCTGCAGCAGCAAGGAAGAACTGCATCGCAGACCAGGACAAAGTCGAGCTATACAACGAATCGGGCAGCATCATTGGAACCGCCAGAATCTCCACGCATCTACCTGACAACATTGTGCTAACCCATCAGGCTGGAAACAATCCTATTAACCAGTTGATCAGAAATAAAGAAAATGAAAAACCCGATAGCAGCACTTATTTTTATGATAGTATTGTGCATTTGAGGAAATGGAGGGAATGCAATGTTTAAACAAATGGGATTTTGCTTTAATGCTGATGATTGCATAGGCTGCAGTGCATGTGAAATTGCATGCAAAAATGAAAATCAGACTCCCTCCGGTATCAACTGGAGGACAGTAAAGAAAGTGAGTCCTGAATTGTTCCTTTCCGTTTCCTGCAACCATTGCGATAACCCAGAATGCTTCAGAGTCTGTCCACATAGAGCATTTACTAAGCGAAGAGACGGGATTGTGGAAATAAACCAAAATCTATGTGACGGATGTCAACTCTGTGTCGCAGCCTGCCCATACCATGCACCAAAGTTCGACCCTGAGTCCCATAAGGTATCCAAATGTCAGATGTGCTATCCACGACAGGATACAGGCCATTTACCCGCTTGTGTGGAAGCCTGTACAACTAATGCACTCAAACTCGTGAATCTGGGGGAATTTAACAACCCCAACATAGTAAGGTCTCTCCCAGGCTTTCCTGATATCTCGATTACGAGTCCGTCAATTGTTTTTTTTGGACAGAAGACGAGGAAGCGTTACTTTTTATCCCAGGGTAGACTGAAAACATAAGATGTTCTTAAACTAGCCCTCCTATTATAAGTACTAACCCGTTCCGTTGGGGGAGAAATTCCTATTACTAAACTTTTTGAAAGAATACTTTACAATCCTTCTTTTCTAGATTTGGTTAATAAGCTACCGAGGCTATGGGCAATTAAAAACTGAGCTGTGTAATATGTAGACATGATGAGTAAACTTGATTGTGGAACATCAGATACAAACAGATTCCAAGATAATATAGAATCGGATAGGACAAATAAAAAACTTCCTGCAATTGCCCATTTATTACCTGTCATAATGGCTGACCATGCCATAAGTGAAATCACAAAAACATATGCAATAACAGGAATAATGAGATTACTGTTTCCATTGTCCATCAAAGCTTTTACAAGTTCGTTACTAATTAAGAAAGAGTAAACAAATATAAGAATGATCATTGCGAAACGTGTTTTAGAAAACTTCCATGTTCTAATGAATCCGAATAAGTAAAATAGATGCCCTGTTAAAAATGCTGCTAATCCAAAGATAAAAGAACCTGCAATTAAGCCATCTCCCAACATACATATAAACAATCCAGTTATTATAATCCATTGAGCAGGTTTAGGATTAGTATTGCAATGTAGGTATGCATAAATAATGATTAAAACCATAGGAATGAGCTTAAAAGTGATTTTAACAGATGCAGGATCTTCGGGGATAAAAAAGATATAAAGTCCACTCATGAATAAGATTAGAAGAGGTAATACAAATTTTTTCATATGTACATCACTTTCTAATAATTTTTATTATATTTTATGTTTTATTGTAGATTAATAGGACTTTTTAAAAGAAACTGGTAATTATAACTTCAGTAGTAAGCCGATAGGGAAAGCACCTGTAACATTGGAATTGCATGGTTCATATGCTAAATCAAATTGGATTTTTATTACATTGAATCTTTTCCTTGATCTGCTAAACTTCCAATAGTGGAAGACGTGACAGCTTTATTCTGCTATTGCACCCTTATGTTTCAGTATTTATTTATAATCCCTGGCTATTGTTTCGACCAACACAAAAAAGAACCGACATTTACCAAGTCATTGCTTTTACTATAGCTTTTTATGCCTGATACCTTTAGCCTCCGTTAACTTTTGTTTATTTTGAAATCCATTCATATTGAATATCAGGTAAATTTTCTTCATTTCCGTGTCCTCTACCAATGATTTTAAATCCATTCTTTTCATAAAATCGTTGTGCATTTTCATTTACTTCAAATGTATATAATGTTAATCTCCCACTTGATATTACTTTTACTTTATCTAGTAATGATTGACCTATACCCATTCCTTGATAATCTGTATGAATATAAAGTTGGCTTATTTCCGTTTCATTAAAAGCAATCATTCCTACTACTTTATCGTCAATTAACGCTAAATTTATTTGAAACTGTTTAGGTAATATAGTATTTAAAAAATAAACGTGATTTTCAAAGCTATGAATTTCTTTCTGACCAATTGCCTGCTCCTTACTATCGCGCCACATTTTCACTGTTTGTTCAGCGTACTTTGAATTATACTGAGTAATGATGATTTGGTGTTGGTTCACTGCAATACCTCCTCATTTTTGTTACTGCTTTTTTGTTGTTTTCTTGTTATAAGTTCGATAAATACTACATATTATATTGTATTTAGCTTTTATGAATTTTCTTCCTACCTTCTTTCCCTCTACCGCACCGTTTTTTAAATAAAAAATTCGACAAAGAAAGGAGATTAATCATACTGGAACAACGCAACCATTAGTTCAAGAGTCACCCTTTATCTATCTTCTCTTTCCAATCCCAATATGTAGACATTAACAAATCATGTAAGAATTCCTCTCTATCTTCCAATTCCTCTATCTCGTCGAATGTACCTTCGATTAACTCAATTTTTTCGTAGTTAGAGTTAGGTATTTTACCAGAACCATCAATAAAATTAAACAAATCAAATAAGGGATACATACACGCATTTCGCATTATTTTTTAATAGAGCGAACTTGACTTTTAAATTTCTCGAAATTCAGTTTTTAGTAATGAATTTGCCTTTTGGGTATTGAGTGAAGTGTCCAAAGATATATATGAACTGTCTTCTTTATCAATTTTAAAAGGATTTACGGAGTAGTTGAATCCCAATTGTTTCAAGCGTCGATTATAGAAGGAATGGTAACTTACTTTCTTCGAAGGTCCTAAATGTATAGTACCTATAAATTTTATAGATATTAACTCAAGTATTGCAGTAGATAGATCATCAACGTGTACAAAGGAACGATACAAATTAGTCGCTGCCTTAACACTTTCCTTATTCGCTATTTTCTTAATTATACGGGCGGTTCTTTTTTCAATATTTGAAGAACCCCCATAAATAGGGCCAGTACGAATTATCATATGATCTTTATGGTGAGACTTTATGAGGCTTTCTCCTGTATATTTTGCATTAACATAAGCTGAAAGTGGAGATTCGTTAGGAAGTATTCCAATTCTATCTGTTTCTTTATAATTTCCTATACCTTCCGTAAAAACTGCATCTGTTGAAATAAATATTAGCTTTGTTTCTTTTCTTATTATTGATAGTAAATTTTGAAGTCCGCTATTGATTAATTCAATTTCGTTTTGACTACTCATAAGGGTCCAAACAATTACATCAGGAGCGGTTTTAGTTAAAACAGATAATAAAGAAGATTTATCAAAAATGTCTGTTTTTATGATATTTATTTCATTAGATACAGAGCGTGAAGTTCCATAAACAGTTATGTTTTTCTTATTTGCTGTAACCATTAAATTCGAGCCTAAGAATCCTTTTCCACCTAAAATAAGTAATTTCATTTTTCCTCTCACATTCTTTAACATTTTCCCTGCCTTTTAGCTAAATAACGAATTCAACAAAAAGATGCTTTAATCCTTCTTGGATCAAAGCACCCTTAATTTCATAACAGGCCATAAGCCCGGCAATAAAACTTTAATGTTGTTCATCTTGTTGGCATAACTCTTCGGCAATTTGTTTAATTCGATCCTTTGATATGCCATTTTTTTGTTTTAAAGCTAATGGATGTTCAGTCGGCTCTAATTCTATATAAGGAGCTGCACCTGCTGGTCTGGTATGAACAATCGTTTTTAAGTTAATTGTTTCAGGGCAGGGATGTTGATCATCCCAAATAAAAGAGCCATTGGCGTCCATTACAGGAAGTTCGATACATCCACGAATAAAGTAATATTCATCGTCTATGATACACAAATCATCATACAATTCTATCCTATCTTCTTGCGCCTATTAGTGCCAGATAAAGAAGATAACTTATGGTGAATTATATGAGAACATACTCCATTACATAAAAGATTATTTATTTATTTATTTAATATTATTCTTTATCGAAAGAGAATTAAGGATGTGACGGCCGGTAAATATAAAAGACCAACAGAACTACAAATTCATCTCATGTCCTTTCTAATTTTAGTTTCCCTGATGTTTGTATTTTCGAGTTTATTATAATTTTTTCCAAAGATTCTTTAGTTAAGGGTAATGTTCGGCCGTTGTTCGTGATTTTTTTCCATGATTGCGGGTCTTTTCGGTATATTGTTTCTGTGACTCTGTATATGTCAGTCTCTTTTTCCAATGCTGCAAGATAGGTTTTCTTTATTTGGGAGGAAATCTGTTCTTTTGCCAGTTGATTTATTTCAGCTTCTGATAATTCCTGATCAATCTCCGAAAGGGTTCCTTTTGCTTTTATTTCCACTGTAAACGTTAGTGAACCTTTTTTGATTTTCGGTTTGATTTTTGTCTTTACATTACTAAATACGATAGAAGCGGCCTGCATACCGTCCTTCTTAATAAAAACACTGTTCCTTTCCCCTTCTTTTATCCAGCTAAGACCCTTTATTTTCTCTCCTGTCAGTCCCCCTTTATACCCGCTCTTGCTATAAATATCTATCCCATTGATTCTGTAAGCCGGTACTGCTTTATCCTTCTCCACCCAATAATTATCCAAAAGCTCTATTCTTGGAATCGCTGAAGCATGGGCTGGTTCGTTTAATTCTACTATGAATTTTTGGAATCTTTTGGGCTCTACAAAGGAACTTTGTTCATAACTGGTCCTTGGATCTGAAAGCCTTGTGAACATTGGTGATATCCCAAGCACAGGGAAAGTTCTCAAGAATTCCTTTATCGGAGAATTTGTGCTGGAAACCCAAATTGTATATCTTGTTTCCCTATACCGGTTGATGACATCCATTGCCGATAATACAATGTTTTGTTGTTTTAAAGCTTCCTCTGTAAAAATAATGGAAGAGAGGTGTCCCCAAAATATCCTTTGAGGCACATTTTTATAAAAATCAAAAATAGCAGCATCAACCGTATTTCCTTTTCCCATTCCGACTGTACCAGGGGAAGTCTGCGTACCTCCCCCACCCTCTCCCCTTCCAAGGCCGCCTATATTAATAAGTTGGGCATATACCCGATACTCTTCTTCTTTGTAATCTATACCCAGGGCATGAATATACAAAATTTTATCAATTTCATTGGTATCCCAGCACGCAGAAAGCAAAAGCGGAATCATTAAGACGGCAGCCAACTTCTTCTTAAACATTGGGTATCACTCCTGTTTAGTAGAATCCTGGGGTTTCAAAAACTGTGGCCTGGTTTTGTTCCACTTCCAGGGGATTCTGAAGAACGTATTTAATAATGATTTTGGCTCTTCCAGCATGAATGGAGCCAAATAAGGGATTCCAAAGGGACGAAGCTGTGCTGTATATATAAGCACGAGGGCAATAGCCAGGAACACTCCCCAAAAACCCAGAGTGCCTGCAAGAAAAAGGACAATGAAACGAAAAACACTTATTGCACCGGTCAAAGATTGATTGACAAGTGTATAGGTAGCTACCTCCGATGTAGCAATTACAACCAGCATTGCAGGGTTAGTCAATCCAGCTCTGATGGCAGCGTCACCAATAATCAATCCCCCGATAACACTCAGGGTCTGACCTATAGCTAGAGGCAGTCTTAAACCTGCTTCTCGAAAAAGAGAAAACAATAACAGCATAATCGTTGCTTCCACTGCGGAAGGCAGCGGGACACCTTTTCTCGATTCCACCAGTACTGCTAATAGTGTAAAAGGAAGCTGGTCTTGATGGATTGTAATGAGGGCAATCCATATACCAGGTAAAAAAGTCGATATGAAAAGGCCAATAATCCGCATGATCCTTTCAAATGAGTTATATAAAAAATTATATTCATTATCTTCCGCACTTTTAAAAAGCATGGTTAAATTGCCTGGACCAATGGCGATCGTCGGAATTCCATCAATCAAGACTAAAAATCTTCCCCTCAGCAAACAATCGACAGCAAAATCTGGTCTTCCGGTATAATCCAAAATCGGAAGCAAATCAATTCCTGAATCTGACAGAAGCTCTTTTAGTTGATTGGAGTTTACAATCCCATCAATTTTGATTTTTGAAAGACGTTTTTGGATATCGTCTTTTATGTCTTCGTTGATAATATCGTCTACATACAGCAAGGCAACCTTCGTCTGTGTCCGCTCACCAATGATATAGCTTTTGCATATTAAGCTGTTGGTCCGCAGCCTCTTTCTTATCAGGGCAATGTTGACTCCAATCTCTTCAACGAAACCATCCCTTGCTCCCTTAATGCTGATTTCAGTATTTGAATCCTGTGGATTTCTTTTCGGGTGGTCAGAAATATCAACAGTAAAAAACACTCGTTTGTTAATATAAATAAAAATTTCGCCATTGAAGACTCTGGGAATCAATTCTTTAAGATCCTTTAAACTATTGGGAGGAATGTCCAGCCGCTCTTTGAAATCATTTAGGTTCATTCTACCGTCGCAGCGCTCCTCAAGGATCTTTTTAAGCGAAGGAATCAAAATTGTGTCATATTTCCGCTTATCGTAAAGCCCCTGGCAATACAACAGGTTCATGGCACAGCCCCTCTTAATTATGATCGTTTGATGGCTGACATCATCGCAGTCCTTGAAAAGGTCCAATACACCGGCAAAATCGAGTTCTTCCAACTCTTTCGAGAGGCCCTCTTGATTATCCTTAGTATGCTTCACAGTGTCTTAGTCCCCCTTTTCTTAGACTTAATCAATACATAAAAGCACAGGGTCAACGTATAGAAAAAAATGAAAAGAGTCGAGATCGGAAGGAAAAAATTTTTCACAAAAGTCAAAAATGCCAAATCGCTCAAAGGATTCAACAGCACTGAAAAACTCAGGAACAAAGCTATCATAATTTGAATGATCACTCTCTTTTTGCCTTTGAAGTTGAATACCTCAGGGATTAAATAAATCGTTAAGGAAATCCGAATAAAGATTCCAACCATCCATTGATATATAGAGATGAAATCCAAGTGTTCCAGGTATCTTCCCAGGCTTAGCATAGCCCATTGCTCATAGGCAGGGAAACGCTGCTTGGAAGCTTCCTCGGGGCCAAATATAGCGATTGACCCCATGAGCGGACCAAGTGTCAGGATAATAAGGACACCACCGGTTCCTAAAAGATATCTGAGATTGAATTTACCTTCTATTTTATGTTGGAAAAGAAGGATGAGAAATAACTCAAATATACCAGCTCCGGCTGCTAAACTGCCTCTCAAGGCAGGAAGCCAGCCATTTTCAAGGAAGGGGAGCAATAAACTGTAATTCTTATGCGGGATATTACCGAAAGCCACCGTAAACCCAAAGATAATGACGGCAGGCAGCAATATGCCATTTATGACCGAAATACTTCTTATCCCATTCAAGGCAGGCAACAAACATATGACTGCTAAAGAAAAACTTAAAACGAAACCAGGGGTTCTTGGCAAATAGGTCGTCGCGGCCCATGAGACAGTATCGATAAAAGAAACCGTTGAGGCAGCAAGCAAGAATAAAGCAACCAGTGCGCCAAAGAAATAAGCCAGCACCTTGTTTCCTTTTTCCTTGATCCACATAAATAAATGCTGCTGTTTTGTCTTCCGCTGTATGCAGTACACAATGAAAATCCATCCCATAAATAAAAAACCAATCAAAAGAACAGAAATCCAAGCATCTCTGCCAGCCTTGTCAAGAATCGCAGGAATTACAATGACATGTGAAACAATCCCAGCAGCCGACATAATCATAAAAAGACCTAAAAAGGCATTAATTTTGTCATCCGCATTAGAGCTCATAAAAATCCACCCAAATTCCCATATGTTTCATATTAGTATTTGGAAAAAATTAAGAAAGTATGTATTGGAAAAACGGGGAAATGGCGAGACGATTATTTAGGTTGAAGAGGAGCGCATAAATTCCAGGTTTGGATTTGAAGTAGAAATAAGAATTTGAGGACATTCACCCCGGAAATCTGCATCCGAAAATGCTAGGGATATAGTTTATAGGTGTTGAAGTATTTGTTTTAGAAAATGACTCAACTTTTTGGGGGCTTAGGTATGAAGAAACTTATGATTACTGAAGAATCTTATAAACATTACTGCCACGTTCAATTAGGAATTCAATCAAAACCACCAGTGTGAACTGGTGGTTTGCTCTGCGGCTGAAAGCCTCTCTTACCGGCCTTGGCCTTAAAGGCCCGCTGAAAGGGTTTCCCTTCTGCACCACATTCACTCACCAATTCTAAAGAATTTCTTTATTTATTCTTATTTTTTTGTCCTGTGAAAGGATCAAACTCTTCGAACAATGTTAACTGGTCAGCTTGATAGTCTTCCACGAGCTGATTTCGAATGTATTCTTGTATTTGCTTTTTGTTTCTGCCTACTGTATCAACATAGAAGCCTCGGCACCAAAATTTCCGGTTTCCATACCGGTATTTTAAATTGGCATGTCGATCGAAAATCATGAGGCTGCTCTTTCCTTTCAAGTAACCCATGAATTGAGACACACTCAATTTCGGCGGGATACTAACTAACATATGAATGTGGTCCGGACAGGCATTAGCTTCATGGATCACAACACCTTTTCGTTCACATAAATCTCTGATAATTTGGCCTATACTCTTTTTATATTTTCCATAAATGATTTGTCTTCTGTATTTTGGGGCAAATACTATGTGATACTTACAATTCCATGTTGTATGTGCTAAACTGTTCATGTCCTTCATAGGGCATACCTCCTTCTACGGTGAGATGAAGTGGTCGGGAAACCAACTTTATCCTACCATGAAGTGAGGTTTTTTTATTACTACCACGCTATAAGCTCTCTGGAACCCCCGGCATAGCCAGGGGTTTTCTAACACAGTAACAAACAAAAAGGTGCATTAATCCTCCTGGATCAACGCACCCGATTGTTTAATAGACGTCATGCTTTCTCTCTTTCGAAAAGCTAAATAATGCTATTACCAAACAAATCATACTCAATGCCCAAACAGCTCCAGAAATACCTATCTGGAGTGAAATCTCTTCTGAAGCCATCGGATGATTATAGTCAAAGACAATAGCCTTTAATACAAAATATGCTGCAACAGAAATTAATAGAAAATGCAGCAATGTCCAGATATATCCTGTACTTTTATTTTTATTTTTCATCCAAAGGAACACAGTAACTAAAATTGCAATCCCCATAACAACAGACACCCCACCAATTAACAAACCCATAACTTCCTGTTCTAACGGCATAAAATTACACCTCTACATTAAATTTCTTCTTCAACAGTCATGCTTCATTAGTATAGTTCGCCAGCTTATTTTGAATATAACATCCTCACCGCAAGGACTTATTCAAACCATGCCCCTACTAATATTCATCTATTGTTGCACCTATTACAGAGACTCTAATAATATCCAAATTCAGAAATCTTTCCAATTCCTGAGGTGTCCCACTAATTACAGCTCCACTAATCTTTGTATTTTCACCTGGCAAGTCAGAGTATGGATATTCTTCTGCAACTCTAAAACCATAGGCGTTATTCCCATTTAGAACTTTTATTGAATCAGAATCTTGCATATCCTCTATTTTATCCATTTGTTCCTTTGTTTTTGAATTGACCCATAACCAATCAACATTCTTATACCCCAAAATTTCACCTAATTCGCTTAGAGTCATCGGTTTATGAAAGGAAAGGGCTACCTCAATTAACGTGTTATCATCTAACCCTGTGGCTATCTCTAACTCTTGTGGTAAAAAGCTGTATTCTATTTTGGGATAATAAAAGTCAATGATCCGTTCATTATTTAGTTGATTGTACCTGACCACCCTTTTTGCATCTTCATCCATT belongs to Mesobacillus sp. AQ2 and includes:
- a CDS encoding 4Fe-4S dicluster domain-containing protein yields the protein MGFCFNADDCIGCSACEIACKNENQTPSGINWRTVKKVSPELFLSVSCNHCDNPECFRVCPHRAFTKRRDGIVEINQNLCDGCQLCVAACPYHAPKFDPESHKVSKCQMCYPRQDTGHLPACVEACTTNALKLVNLGEFNNPNIVRSLPGFPDISITSPSIVFFGQKTRKRYFLSQGRLKT
- a CDS encoding lysoplasmalogenase, producing MKKFVLPLLILFMSGLYIFFIPEDPASVKITFKLIPMVLIIIYAYLHCNTNPKPAQWIIITGLFICMLGDGLIAGSFIFGLAAFLTGHLFYLFGFIRTWKFSKTRFAMIILIFVYSFLISNELVKALMDNGNSNLIIPVIAYVFVISLMAWSAIMTGNKWAIAGSFLFVLSDSILSWNLFVSDVPQSSLLIMSTYYTAQFLIAHSLGSLLTKSRKEGL
- a CDS encoding GNAT family N-acetyltransferase; translation: MNQHQIIITQYNSKYAEQTVKMWRDSKEQAIGQKEIHSFENHVYFLNTILPKQFQINLALIDDKVVGMIAFNETEISQLYIHTDYQGMGIGQSLLDKVKVISSGRLTLYTFEVNENAQRFYEKNGFKIIGRGHGNEENLPDIQYEWISK
- a CDS encoding sugar nucleotide-binding protein — protein: MLKNVRGKMKLLILGGKGFLGSNLMVTANKKNITVYGTSRSVSNEINIIKTDIFDKSSLLSVLTKTAPDVIVWTLMSSQNEIELINSGLQNLLSIIRKETKLIFISTDAVFTEGIGNYKETDRIGILPNESPLSAYVNAKYTGESLIKSHHKDHMIIRTGPIYGGSSNIEKRTARIIKKIANKESVKAATNLYRSFVHVDDLSTAILELISIKFIGTIHLGPSKKVSYHSFYNRRLKQLGFNYSVNPFKIDKEDSSYISLDTSLNTQKANSLLKTEFREI
- a CDS encoding DUF2199 domain-containing protein, producing MELYDDLCIIDDEYYFIRGCIELPVMDANGSFIWDDQHPCPETINLKTIVHTRPAGAAPYIELEPTEHPLALKQKNGISKDRIKQIAEELCQQDEQH
- a CDS encoding Ger(x)C family spore germination protein, with the protein product MFKKKLAAVLMIPLLLSACWDTNEIDKILYIHALGIDYKEEEYRVYAQLINIGGLGRGEGGGGTQTSPGTVGMGKGNTVDAAIFDFYKNVPQRIFWGHLSSIIFTEEALKQQNIVLSAMDVINRYRETRYTIWVSSTNSPIKEFLRTFPVLGISPMFTRLSDPRTSYEQSSFVEPKRFQKFIVELNEPAHASAIPRIELLDNYWVEKDKAVPAYRINGIDIYSKSGYKGGLTGEKIKGLSWIKEGERNSVFIKKDGMQAASIVFSNVKTKIKPKIKKGSLTFTVEIKAKGTLSEIDQELSEAEINQLAKEQISSQIKKTYLAALEKETDIYRVTETIYRKDPQSWKKITNNGRTLPLTKESLEKIIINSKIQTSGKLKLERT
- a CDS encoding spore germination protein, with the protein product MKHTKDNQEGLSKELEELDFAGVLDLFKDCDDVSHQTIIIKRGCAMNLLYCQGLYDKRKYDTILIPSLKKILEERCDGRMNLNDFKERLDIPPNSLKDLKELIPRVFNGEIFIYINKRVFFTVDISDHPKRNPQDSNTEISIKGARDGFVEEIGVNIALIRKRLRTNSLICKSYIIGERTQTKVALLYVDDIINEDIKDDIQKRLSKIKIDGIVNSNQLKELLSDSGIDLLPILDYTGRPDFAVDCLLRGRFLVLIDGIPTIAIGPGNLTMLFKSAEDNEYNFLYNSFERIMRIIGLFISTFLPGIWIALITIHQDQLPFTLLAVLVESRKGVPLPSAVEATIMLLLFSLFREAGLRLPLAIGQTLSVIGGLIIGDAAIRAGLTNPAMLVVIATSEVATYTLVNQSLTGAISVFRFIVLFLAGTLGFWGVFLAIALVLIYTAQLRPFGIPYLAPFMLEEPKSLLNTFFRIPWKWNKTRPQFLKPQDSTKQE
- a CDS encoding endospore germination permease → MSSNADDKINAFLGLFMIMSAAGIVSHVIVIPAILDKAGRDAWISVLLIGFLFMGWIFIVYCIQRKTKQQHLFMWIKEKGNKVLAYFFGALVALFLLAASTVSFIDTVSWAATTYLPRTPGFVLSFSLAVICLLPALNGIRSISVINGILLPAVIIFGFTVAFGNIPHKNYSLLLPFLENGWLPALRGSLAAGAGIFELFLILLFQHKIEGKFNLRYLLGTGGVLIILTLGPLMGSIAIFGPEEASKQRFPAYEQWAMLSLGRYLEHLDFISIYQWMVGIFIRISLTIYLIPEVFNFKGKKRVIIQIMIALFLSFSVLLNPLSDLAFLTFVKNFFLPISTLFIFFYTLTLCFYVLIKSKKRGTKTL
- the tnpA gene encoding IS200/IS605 family transposase, translating into MKDMNSLAHTTWNCKYHIVFAPKYRRQIIYGKYKKSIGQIIRDLCERKGVVIHEANACPDHIHMLVSIPPKLSVSQFMGYLKGKSSLMIFDRHANLKYRYGNRKFWCRGFYVDTVGRNKKQIQEYIRNQLVEDYQADQLTLFEEFDPFTGQKNKNK
- a CDS encoding anti sigma factor C-terminal domain-containing protein, with protein sequence MNDERNSKQNSELDFLSDSLFQRTIKKTRWKQFGLYTLISIVTVIICIVIIHLGTEYLINKKIQAENSPQVRFARGGLVKGAGYTNSSTRYRYNIFSAEGETIYYKQIGNRQFVWDTKTKKYPAIGRVEIIDRGSGMTEINQMDEDAKRVVRYNQLNNERIIDFYYPKIEYSFLPQELEIATGLDDNTLIEVALSFHKPMTLSELGEILGYKNVDWLWVNSKTKEQMDKIEDMQDSDSIKVLNGNNAYGFRVAEEYPYSDLPGENTKISGAVISGTPQELERFLNLDIIRVSVIGATIDEY